In Ruminococcaceae bacterium R-25, one genomic interval encodes:
- a CDS encoding SEC-C motif-containing protein: protein MSYYKTWMDKSEDASNRQEYMEYINRYYALEKVAYEKILGAYPDNAEFLNGTAAELAKKLEFPKDAMDVFVGFIDGIKSSLKNGDDLDLEAIDDNYELKLDIDYEKLYYNMRDAKADWLFNIKAWKDILSEDKRNEITKEYRESNMAHSDHIGRNDPCPCGSGKKYKNCCGKKG from the coding sequence ATGAGTTATTACAAAACATGGATGGATAAGTCAGAGGACGCTTCCAACAGACAGGAATACATGGAATACATCAACCGTTACTATGCTCTCGAAAAGGTAGCTTACGAGAAGATCCTCGGTGCTTATCCTGATAACGCAGAGTTTTTGAACGGCACTGCAGCTGAGCTCGCTAAGAAGCTCGAATTTCCTAAGGATGCAATGGATGTATTCGTGGGATTTATCGACGGTATCAAGTCCAGCCTTAAGAACGGCGACGATTTAGATCTCGAAGCAATTGACGATAACTATGAGTTAAAGCTCGATATCGATTACGAAAAGCTTTACTACAACATGCGTGATGCAAAGGCTGACTGGCTTTTCAACATCAAGGCATGGAAGGATATCCTCTCTGAAGATAAGAGAAACGAAATCACAAAAGAGTATCGTGAGAGCAACATGGCTCACTCCGATCACATCGGACGTAACGATCCGTGCCCTTGCGGTTCCGGCAAGAAGTACAAGAACTGCTGCGGCAAGAAGGGCTGA